A genomic region of Polynucleobacter necessarius contains the following coding sequences:
- a CDS encoding LysR family transcriptional regulator, translated as MKFDFDGIQAFVVIAELGGFNKAADQLHITQTALTRRVQKLESYLGLKLIDRTTRHVELTAVGREFLPQARSIANEMTSAIGHLKDMSEHAKGSFSLACIPSLTVSMVPQLIRQYANLYPDNRIRILDATSSEVRKAVLNHQAEISIALHGEKHPDLIEEPLFDDPLVFICQDTHPLQDKKSVTWSDMRDADLIAVSSFTSTRVLMDYQFAQHGIQLNGSYEVQHHATAINLVAAQA; from the coding sequence ATGAAATTTGATTTCGACGGTATTCAGGCATTTGTGGTGATAGCAGAGCTCGGTGGATTCAATAAGGCGGCAGATCAGCTACATATTACGCAGACAGCCCTAACGCGCCGAGTGCAAAAGCTTGAGTCTTACCTTGGACTAAAGCTTATTGACAGGACTACTCGTCATGTTGAGCTTACTGCAGTTGGTCGTGAGTTCTTACCGCAGGCTAGATCTATCGCAAATGAAATGACCTCTGCGATTGGCCATCTTAAGGATATGTCGGAGCATGCAAAGGGGAGTTTCAGTCTTGCATGCATACCTAGCTTAACTGTCAGCATGGTTCCCCAGCTGATTCGTCAGTATGCCAATCTATATCCCGATAATCGTATCCGCATACTCGATGCAACCTCTAGTGAGGTGCGTAAAGCAGTACTCAATCATCAGGCAGAAATTAGTATTGCATTGCATGGCGAAAAACATCCAGATTTAATTGAGGAGCCTTTATTCGACGATCCTCTTGTCTTCATTTGCCAGGATACTCATCCGCTCCAGGATAAAAAATCGGTTACGTGGTCTGATATGCGCGACGCAGATCTTATTGCGGTCAGCAGCTTTACTTCTACTAGAGTGTTGATGGATTATCAATTTGCCCAACATGGGATTCAGCTCAATGGTAGTTATGAGGTTCAGCATCATGCTACAGCGATTAATTTAGTTGCTGCGCAGGCGTAG